The Candidatus Kryptonium sp. genome contains a region encoding:
- the aroB gene encoding 3-dehydroquinate synthase, with the protein MRKVVLNLKNTKYPVYVGREILGKFPEICRRHGVKSHIAIITDEIVAKLYIDELVSILKKNGFSPDVVVVRAGERSKSFSVLSQVLTQLIQMKLRRDETIVAFGGGVVGDLAGFASAIYLRGVNLIQFPTTLLAMVDSSIGGKVGINHKLGKNLIGAFYHPIFVFSDVNFLKTLPKREFICGFGEIVKYGVIADAKIFEIVETSFEKILNLDLKIVEDIVFKSIVVKSSIVQKDEKERKLRMILNFGHTVGHGIEAGLNYKRLKHGEAVMLGMIAESFIALKRGILNESDFTRISEVVFNTGVVFPRKLLAKDVILKHIGYDKKIFSGQRLKMYLPVKIGKMRFCEDVSFDEIEKAVDFLFDPKIKKFAI; encoded by the coding sequence TTGCGTAAAGTTGTTTTAAACTTGAAAAACACAAAATATCCTGTTTATGTCGGAAGGGAGATTTTAGGTAAATTCCCGGAAATTTGCAGAAGACACGGGGTAAAATCGCACATTGCTATTATAACGGATGAAATCGTTGCGAAGTTATACATTGACGAACTCGTAAGCATATTGAAAAAGAATGGATTTAGTCCTGATGTTGTTGTTGTAAGGGCAGGTGAAAGGAGCAAAAGTTTCAGTGTCCTTTCTCAGGTTTTAACACAGTTAATTCAAATGAAGTTGCGTCGGGATGAAACGATAGTTGCTTTCGGTGGCGGAGTCGTCGGTGATTTAGCTGGATTTGCGTCAGCGATTTATCTTCGTGGTGTTAATTTGATTCAGTTTCCGACCACACTTCTTGCAATGGTAGATAGCTCAATCGGGGGGAAAGTTGGAATAAATCATAAACTTGGAAAAAACCTCATAGGCGCGTTTTATCATCCGATCTTCGTTTTTTCTGATGTGAATTTTTTAAAAACTTTGCCAAAGCGTGAGTTTATTTGTGGTTTTGGGGAGATCGTGAAATATGGAGTGATAGCTGATGCGAAAATTTTTGAGATCGTTGAGACAAGTTTTGAGAAAATTTTAAACCTTGATCTTAAAATCGTTGAAGATATCGTCTTTAAGTCAATCGTTGTTAAATCTTCCATCGTTCAAAAAGATGAGAAGGAGAGGAAATTGAGGATGATTTTAAATTTTGGTCATACGGTTGGGCACGGAATAGAGGCGGGGTTGAATTACAAAAGGTTAAAGCATGGCGAAGCGGTCATGCTTGGGATGATAGCCGAAAGCTTCATCGCGTTGAAAAGAGGTATATTAAACGAAAGTGATTTCACAAGGATAAGCGAGGTGGTTTTCAACACGGGCGTAGTTTTTCCCCGAAAACTTCTTGCAAAAGATGTGATTTTGAAACATATTGGATATGACAAGAAGATTTTCTCTGGACAGAGATTGAAGATGTATTTGCCAGTTAAGATTGGAAAGATGCGATTTTGCGAAGATGTCTCTTTTGACGAGATAGAAAAAGCAGTTGATTTTTTATTTGATCCAAAAATTAAAAAATTTGCGATATGA
- a CDS encoding shikimate kinase yields MKKSLVFLTGFMASGKSTIGPLLAEKIGYDFLDIDELIENIEGKSIVDIFQEKGEIYFRNIERKILIETVLRLSKFVVALGGGTITFADNLYLVKESGILIYLKARPEVLLQRVKYKTDRPLLLDPDGDVLPENKLFERILSLLKIREPFYLQADFIISTDDKDVDRTVEEILKKIEGKIA; encoded by the coding sequence ATGAAAAAGTCGCTCGTTTTTTTGACCGGTTTCATGGCAAGCGGTAAAAGCACGATCGGACCGCTGTTGGCGGAAAAAATCGGATATGATTTTCTTGATATTGATGAACTAATTGAAAACATTGAAGGCAAAAGCATAGTTGATATATTTCAAGAGAAAGGAGAAATTTATTTCAGAAACATTGAGCGAAAGATTTTAATTGAAACGGTTTTAAGGCTTTCAAAATTCGTCGTTGCGCTCGGCGGTGGAACGATAACCTTTGCGGATAATCTATATCTTGTCAAGGAGTCGGGCATTTTAATCTATCTAAAAGCAAGACCAGAAGTTTTACTTCAGAGGGTAAAATATAAAACCGATAGACCACTTTTGCTTGATCCAGATGGAGATGTTTTGCCTGAAAACAAACTTTTTGAAAGGATTTTATCACTTCTCAAAATAAGGGAACCTTTCTACTTGCAAGCTGACTTCATCATATCAACTGATGACAAAGATGTTGATAGAACGGTTGAGGAAATTTTAAAAAAGATTGAGGGGAAAATTGCGTAA
- a CDS encoding protein N-lysine methyltransferase family protein, which translates to MVFEISNRKIFIESPVDAKDHAKTIDDVIERYSSNDKIPFWIEVWPSAIALAEFILESDEFTGKKVLDLGCGLGLTSVALGLKKAIVTATDYEMIALQYARRNYIRNIGNEENARFIYLDWRHPNISEKFDFVIGADIIYERNLFPDLIRLLEIAMRDDSVCYLSDPNRIFSSEFFNMLSEQNFKYNIVLEKEIDYRDSRAIVSIYRIKKSVPAL; encoded by the coding sequence TTGGTATTTGAAATTTCAAATAGGAAAATTTTTATTGAATCACCTGTTGACGCTAAAGATCACGCTAAAACGATTGATGATGTCATTGAGAGGTATTCATCTAATGACAAAATTCCTTTTTGGATTGAGGTTTGGCCTTCGGCGATTGCTCTTGCCGAGTTCATTCTTGAAAGTGATGAATTTACTGGTAAAAAAGTTCTTGATCTTGGCTGTGGGCTTGGACTTACGAGCGTTGCGCTCGGTCTTAAAAAAGCCATAGTCACTGCAACAGATTATGAGATGATAGCTTTACAATATGCAAGGAGAAATTACATAAGAAACATTGGAAACGAAGAAAACGCAAGATTTATCTATCTTGACTGGCGTCATCCGAACATCTCTGAAAAATTTGATTTTGTAATCGGAGCAGATATAATCTATGAGCGTAACTTGTTTCCGGATCTGATTCGGCTTTTGGAAATTGCAATGCGTGATGACTCGGTTTGTTATCTTTCGGATCCGAACAGAATCTTTTCATCTGAATTTTTTAATATGTTAAGCGAGCAAAATTTTAAGTACAACATAGTTTTGGAAAAAGAAATTGATTACAGGGATTCAAGGGCGATCGTATCAATTTACAGAATAAAGAAATCAGTACCTGCTTTATGA
- a CDS encoding DUF885 domain-containing protein, whose protein sequence is MKLKSILTFAMILIFLGCARKTEDERFTELVNKFMDEYFKYHPVSATWIGYHKYDHLLDDFSERNLKEKLEWLKTYREKFSEFDLKKLSRDNSIDCRILIEEIDERIFNLEELKEHEWNPLIYNSVIGDGLMYLITQDFAPAQERLKNAIERVKQIPNFVEQAKKNLKNAPQIHIETAIRQNRGNINILKNDLIKFADTLNISEELRTELRKAVDAGVASLEDYGKWLENELKPKSNRDFRLGKELYYKKMRYYLKSSLSPDEILALAEKEKSKTHDEMYQIALPLYKYYYGKEPRGKDKLSVIKAVLDKIVLEHPKPSEIMDRIKSDLNYLTQFVKEKDLLTLDESKPLVVRETPEYQRGVAIASLEAPGPLEKNMKTFYNVSPIPEDWTPEQVESYLREYNYYSLLELSIHEAIPGHYVQLYYSNRCPSIVRSVFWSGTMVEGWAVYAERLLIENGILNNDPRMKLIHLKWYLRVIINSILDHKIHAGNMTQEEALDLMMREGFQERAEAEGKWRRACLTSAQLSSYFTGFQEIMALRDEYMKLKGENFKIKEFNESLLSHGSPPVKYLREILLEK, encoded by the coding sequence ATGAAGTTAAAATCAATTCTAACTTTCGCTATGATCTTAATTTTCCTCGGTTGCGCAAGAAAAACGGAAGATGAAAGGTTCACTGAACTTGTCAACAAGTTTATGGATGAGTATTTCAAATATCATCCTGTCTCGGCTACATGGATTGGATATCATAAGTATGATCATTTGCTTGACGACTTTTCCGAAAGAAACCTCAAAGAAAAACTTGAATGGTTGAAAACATACAGGGAAAAGTTTTCTGAATTTGATCTCAAAAAGCTTTCCCGAGACAACAGCATTGATTGTCGGATTTTAATTGAAGAAATTGACGAGCGGATTTTTAATCTTGAGGAATTGAAAGAACACGAATGGAATCCGTTAATTTATAATTCCGTGATCGGTGATGGATTAATGTATTTGATAACGCAGGATTTTGCGCCTGCGCAGGAGAGATTGAAGAACGCAATTGAAAGAGTTAAGCAGATACCAAATTTCGTTGAACAAGCAAAGAAAAATCTCAAAAATGCTCCACAAATCCATATTGAAACCGCAATAAGGCAAAACAGAGGGAACATAAACATTTTGAAGAACGATTTAATAAAGTTTGCGGACACCTTGAATATAAGTGAAGAGCTCAGGACAGAGTTAAGGAAAGCAGTTGATGCTGGCGTTGCTTCTCTTGAAGATTATGGGAAGTGGCTTGAGAATGAATTGAAGCCGAAGTCAAATCGTGATTTTCGTCTCGGCAAAGAGCTTTATTACAAAAAAATGAGATATTACTTAAAGTCAAGTTTAAGCCCAGATGAAATCCTTGCGCTTGCAGAGAAGGAGAAAAGCAAAACACACGACGAGATGTATCAGATCGCATTGCCACTTTATAAGTATTACTATGGAAAGGAACCGAGAGGAAAGGATAAATTGTCGGTTATAAAAGCAGTGCTTGACAAGATCGTGCTTGAACATCCCAAACCATCTGAGATAATGGATAGAATAAAATCGGATTTAAATTATTTAACTCAATTCGTAAAAGAGAAAGATCTTTTAACGCTTGACGAAAGTAAACCTCTTGTCGTCCGTGAAACTCCTGAATATCAGCGTGGTGTTGCGATCGCTTCACTTGAAGCGCCTGGCCCTCTTGAGAAAAATATGAAAACATTTTATAATGTTTCTCCAATTCCAGAGGATTGGACGCCTGAACAGGTTGAATCATATCTTCGGGAGTATAATTATTATTCACTTCTTGAGTTAAGCATTCACGAAGCAATTCCGGGGCATTATGTCCAACTTTATTATTCAAATCGTTGTCCGTCAATAGTTAGAAGTGTCTTTTGGAGTGGGACGATGGTTGAAGGTTGGGCTGTATACGCAGAAAGATTATTGATTGAAAATGGGATTTTGAATAACGATCCAAGGATGAAATTGATTCACTTGAAGTGGTATTTAAGAGTTATAATCAACTCAATTCTTGATCATAAGATTCACGCTGGGAATATGACGCAAGAGGAGGCGCTTGATTTAATGATGAGGGAAGGATTTCAAGAAAGAGCTGAAGCTGAAGGAAAGTGGAGAAGAGCCTGTCTTACATCCGCTCAACTTTCAAGCTATTTCACAGGATTTCAAGAGATAATGGCTTTGAGAGATGAATATATGAAATTGAAGGGCGAAAATTTCAAGATAAAAGAGTTCAACGAAAGTCTGCTTTCACATGGTTCACCACCTGTGAAGTATTTAAGGGAAATTTTGCTTGAGAAATAA
- the lnt gene encoding apolipoprotein N-acyltransferase encodes MLRKKIFNEKFLLSFASGALLSLSFPPLTTGFFATVGFVPLLFLVDKVESYKQLFRYSYLAFFFFNLFTLYWVGGWSKEADPFLMVGCVLLILVHPVLFFLPMWFYMFVKKNFGGKIHLIVFPFAYTLFEYFRSTTELAFPWLTLGNTQTYYLEKIQFIEFTGVYGLSFLILVVNVLLYLGIKEILKQRDFLSKTALRYFFVGVLIYIVPDIYGLYVLKKSSDVSFKEMKVGLIQPDINPWLKWEGTLAEQLELYMGMTKKIINEHPDVELVVYPETAITYYFLLSPYRYYFNWFKNQIDSLNVAILTGFPDAKFYDDPSQAPPSSHLIKETGQRYDAFNSMGLFLPKSDKIQKYAKMILVPFGERLPYADTFHFLIEPLQWGVGISNWAKGKDTTVFEMERRNGEIVKFSGGVCYESIYPSLIREFVKRGAQFLVVITNDSWYGNTSGPYQHFQYSILRAVENRRSIVRCANGGISGFIDPYGRVQIKTRFNERTQIADVVKINDEKTFYTKYGDIIIYISGFAVFIVFVLTLFKKFKTKSSP; translated from the coding sequence ATGTTGAGAAAGAAAATTTTTAACGAGAAATTTTTGCTTTCGTTTGCATCGGGCGCTTTGCTATCTCTTTCATTCCCACCGTTGACGACAGGATTTTTTGCAACCGTTGGATTTGTTCCACTTTTGTTTTTAGTTGACAAAGTTGAAAGCTACAAACAGCTTTTTCGTTATTCTTATCTTGCGTTTTTCTTCTTTAATCTTTTCACTCTTTACTGGGTTGGTGGATGGTCAAAGGAGGCAGATCCATTTTTGATGGTTGGGTGTGTGCTTTTAATTTTAGTGCATCCAGTTCTCTTCTTTTTGCCGATGTGGTTTTATATGTTTGTGAAGAAAAATTTCGGTGGGAAAATTCATCTCATAGTTTTTCCATTTGCTTATACTCTTTTTGAGTATTTTCGTTCCACGACCGAGCTTGCTTTCCCTTGGCTTACGCTTGGGAACACGCAGACATATTATCTTGAAAAGATTCAATTCATTGAATTTACAGGTGTTTATGGGCTTTCATTTCTAATTCTCGTTGTGAATGTTTTGCTTTATCTTGGGATCAAGGAGATCTTGAAACAGAGAGATTTTCTCTCAAAAACAGCTTTAAGATATTTCTTCGTTGGTGTTTTGATTTACATCGTTCCAGATATTTACGGGCTTTATGTCTTGAAAAAGTCAAGCGATGTCTCATTTAAAGAAATGAAGGTTGGTTTAATTCAACCTGACATAAATCCTTGGCTTAAGTGGGAAGGGACGCTTGCTGAACAGCTTGAACTTTATATGGGAATGACGAAAAAAATAATTAACGAGCATCCAGATGTTGAACTTGTCGTTTATCCAGAGACCGCGATAACATATTATTTTCTTCTTTCGCCGTATCGTTATTATTTCAACTGGTTTAAGAATCAAATTGACAGTTTAAATGTTGCAATTTTAACAGGTTTTCCAGATGCAAAATTTTACGATGATCCATCACAGGCACCACCGAGCAGTCATTTGATAAAAGAGACGGGGCAAAGATATGATGCTTTCAATTCAATGGGATTGTTTCTTCCGAAGTCGGATAAGATTCAAAAATATGCAAAGATGATACTTGTCCCATTTGGAGAACGATTGCCTTATGCGGACACATTTCACTTTTTGATTGAACCGTTGCAGTGGGGAGTTGGGATAAGCAACTGGGCAAAAGGTAAAGATACAACTGTTTTTGAGATGGAAAGAAGAAATGGTGAAATCGTAAAGTTTTCCGGTGGCGTTTGTTATGAGTCAATCTATCCATCCCTTATCCGTGAGTTCGTCAAAAGAGGCGCGCAATTTTTAGTTGTGATCACGAACGATAGCTGGTACGGAAATACATCTGGACCGTATCAACATTTTCAATATTCAATTTTGCGGGCGGTTGAAAACAGAAGAAGTATCGTAAGATGCGCAAACGGCGGAATATCTGGCTTCATAGATCCATACGGTAGAGTGCAAATCAAGACGCGATTCAATGAAAGGACGCAAATAGCAGATGTTGTTAAGATAAACGACGAAAAAACCTTTTACACAAAGTATGGCGATATAATCATCTACATCTCAGGCTTTGCTGTTTTCATCGTATTCGTTCTAACACTTTTTAAAAAATTTAAAACAAAGTCAAGTCCGTAA
- a CDS encoding phosphatase PAP2 family protein: MIQELLQIDKALFYFLNRGIANPIFDVLMPFITKDMNLRIFLGLIWLGLIIFGGRTGRILALLLIPAVAIADQLSSHVIKPMVGRIRPCHELENVRLLVGCGSGLSFPSSHATNSFAVATVISKFYKKLAIYLFSFAFVISFSRIYVGVHYPADVVFGMVLGVVVGFVVFYSWFYVKNKIGKNVEKENF, encoded by the coding sequence TTGATTCAGGAACTTTTACAAATTGACAAAGCGCTTTTTTACTTTCTAAATCGTGGAATTGCCAATCCAATTTTTGATGTCTTGATGCCTTTTATCACCAAGGACATGAACTTGAGAATCTTTTTAGGTTTAATTTGGCTTGGGCTTATTATCTTCGGCGGGAGGACGGGAAGAATTCTTGCTCTTCTTTTGATACCTGCGGTTGCGATCGCTGATCAATTAAGTAGCCATGTCATAAAGCCGATGGTTGGCAGAATAAGACCTTGCCACGAGCTTGAAAATGTGAGATTGCTTGTTGGATGCGGTAGCGGTTTATCGTTTCCATCAAGTCACGCAACAAATAGCTTCGCCGTTGCAACGGTTATTTCAAAATTTTATAAAAAATTAGCGATTTATCTTTTCTCTTTCGCTTTCGTTATTTCGTTTTCAAGGATTTATGTCGGTGTCCATTATCCAGCGGATGTCGTATTTGGGATGGTGCTTGGTGTAGTTGTGGGATTTGTGGTTTTTTACTCTTGGTTTTATGTGAAAAACAAAATCGGGAAAAATGTTGAGAAAGAAAATTTTTAA
- a CDS encoding DedA family protein: MMETKQILDFILSIDNIWIYLVIFFFAYIENIFPPSPSDVVVVFCASLVGLGKTDFSLTLISAVLGSTLGFATMYLIGDKFGDEIIEKGKIKFIKPESVKKVEMLFAKYGYFLIVINRFLAGTRAFVAFFAGLGEYELKKSILLSFISASLWYLILVTAGKILGENWHIIADVISGYSKVVTAIITLAIVIFILRSILKSKKERS; the protein is encoded by the coding sequence ATGATGGAAACGAAGCAAATACTTGACTTTATTTTAAGCATTGACAACATTTGGATCTATCTTGTGATTTTTTTCTTTGCATATATTGAAAACATTTTTCCTCCGTCGCCGAGCGATGTTGTTGTCGTGTTTTGTGCGTCTCTTGTGGGGCTTGGCAAGACAGATTTTTCTCTTACGCTAATCTCGGCGGTTTTAGGTAGCACGCTTGGCTTTGCAACTATGTATCTGATTGGTGATAAATTTGGGGATGAGATAATTGAAAAGGGAAAGATCAAATTTATAAAACCAGAGAGCGTGAAAAAAGTTGAGATGTTATTTGCAAAATATGGATATTTTCTAATCGTTATAAATAGGTTCCTTGCTGGGACGAGGGCTTTCGTTGCGTTCTTCGCCGGGCTTGGGGAATACGAGCTAAAAAAGTCAATCTTGCTTTCGTTTATTAGTGCATCGCTTTGGTATTTAATCCTTGTAACTGCTGGGAAGATTCTCGGTGAGAACTGGCATATTATTGCGGATGTAATTTCTGGGTATAGCAAAGTTGTAACGGCAATTATCACTCTTGCGATCGTAATTTTTATCTTGAGAAGTATATTGAAAAGTAAAAAGGAGAGGTCTTGA
- the ispF gene encoding 2-C-methyl-D-erythritol 2,4-cyclodiphosphate synthase, whose protein sequence is MKIGIGYDIHPLVEGRKLFIGGIEIPSEKGSLGHSDGDVLIHAICDAILGALGFENIGVLFPDTDEKYKDARSEIFLKEVKKILDEKGFEISNIDSTVILEHVKLSPFVPSIREKLSSILEISSDKISVKPKRNEKFDATGKGEAIACFAVVLIKSKENE, encoded by the coding sequence TTGAAAATCGGAATTGGCTATGACATACATCCGCTTGTTGAAGGTAGAAAACTTTTCATCGGCGGGATTGAAATTCCATCTGAAAAAGGATCACTTGGACATTCTGACGGTGATGTGTTAATCCATGCGATATGCGACGCAATTCTCGGAGCTCTTGGCTTTGAAAACATAGGTGTGTTGTTCCCCGACACAGATGAAAAATACAAAGACGCAAGGAGCGAAATTTTCCTCAAAGAGGTAAAAAAGATACTTGATGAAAAAGGTTTTGAAATATCAAACATTGATTCAACTGTGATTCTTGAACATGTTAAGCTTTCTCCGTTTGTGCCAAGCATTAGGGAGAAATTAAGCTCAATTCTTGAGATTTCTTCCGACAAAATTTCGGTTAAGCCGAAAAGAAACGAAAAATTTGACGCAACTGGCAAAGGCGAAGCGATCGCTTGTTTTGCTGTCGTCTTGATAAAATCAAAAGAAAACGAATGA
- a CDS encoding acylphosphatase: protein MSSDYVCAHIIVKGIVQGVGFRWFVQKHANNLGLYGWVRNLSNGDVEIEVEGERSLVEELIKLVKVGPRYAHVEDVQITWKPYEAKYKSFEIKGWL, encoded by the coding sequence ATGTCCAGCGATTATGTCTGTGCGCACATAATCGTCAAGGGGATTGTCCAAGGAGTTGGATTTCGTTGGTTTGTGCAAAAACACGCAAACAACCTTGGGTTATATGGATGGGTTAGAAATTTAAGCAATGGTGATGTTGAAATTGAAGTTGAAGGGGAGCGCTCGCTTGTGGAGGAATTAATAAAACTCGTAAAAGTCGGACCAAGATATGCACATGTTGAAGATGTCCAGATAACTTGGAAACCTTACGAAGCAAAATATAAATCGTTTGAAATAAAGGGATGGCTCTGA
- a CDS encoding DHHA1 domain-containing protein, with protein sequence MTQKLYYTDSYTTSFRAKVIDVKTYNAQSAIILDKTYFYPTSGGQEHDTGFINNSKVVDVIETDEDEILHLIDGDIPSGEVECKIDWERRFSNMQQHTGQHILSRAFEILLNAETVSSRLGDDVGTIDLDIDSLNYDKVHEVESLANQIVWENRDVKIHFVNDSEISKFPLRKPPKVSGTIRIIEVSNFDYSPCGGTHVSKTGEIGLIKVKRWERVKGGLIRVEFVCGIRALRDYQVKNKVSNELVSLLSVRDFELSEQVSKILETQKEKQRLINFLMEKLIEFEAETLVKSSEKVGTVNLISASFEDRNPEELKILARKLIQHPQIVAVLGAKFNGANFIMARSADVQIDLKEILSEVLNLTGGRGGGKSDFVQFGGMIEKFEEMFKISLDRLKTKIS encoded by the coding sequence GTGACGCAGAAACTTTATTACACCGATAGTTATACCACAAGCTTCAGGGCAAAGGTCATAGATGTCAAAACTTATAACGCTCAGAGCGCAATTATTCTTGATAAAACATACTTTTATCCAACCTCTGGCGGACAAGAGCACGATACTGGTTTTATCAATAACTCAAAAGTTGTTGATGTCATTGAGACGGATGAGGACGAAATTTTGCATTTGATTGATGGTGACATACCATCAGGTGAAGTTGAGTGTAAAATTGACTGGGAAAGAAGATTTTCAAATATGCAACAACATACAGGACAGCATATACTTTCACGGGCTTTTGAAATTTTGTTGAACGCTGAAACTGTATCATCGCGACTTGGCGACGATGTTGGAACAATTGATCTCGATATTGATTCTTTGAATTACGACAAAGTCCATGAGGTTGAATCTCTCGCGAATCAAATCGTGTGGGAAAATAGAGATGTTAAGATACATTTCGTCAATGATTCCGAAATTTCAAAATTTCCCTTGAGGAAACCTCCGAAGGTATCGGGGACGATTAGAATTATTGAGGTAAGCAATTTTGATTATTCTCCATGTGGTGGAACCCATGTTTCAAAGACGGGCGAGATAGGTTTGATAAAAGTTAAAAGGTGGGAAAGAGTTAAAGGTGGTTTGATAAGAGTTGAATTTGTTTGTGGGATCAGAGCGTTAAGGGATTATCAGGTGAAAAATAAAGTTTCAAATGAACTTGTTTCTCTTTTAAGTGTCCGTGATTTTGAGCTGTCGGAACAGGTAAGCAAAATTCTTGAAACGCAGAAAGAAAAGCAAAGGTTGATAAACTTTCTTATGGAAAAATTAATTGAGTTTGAAGCGGAAACTCTCGTTAAAAGCTCCGAAAAAGTTGGCACTGTAAACTTAATTAGCGCAAGTTTTGAAGATAGAAATCCAGAGGAGTTAAAAATTCTCGCGAGAAAATTAATTCAACATCCACAAATTGTTGCTGTGCTTGGTGCAAAGTTTAATGGAGCGAATTTCATCATGGCGAGATCTGCGGATGTCCAAATTGATTTAAAAGAGATTTTAAGTGAAGTTTTGAATTTAACTGGTGGTAGAGGGGGAGGCAAAAGCGATTTCGTCCAATTTGGTGGAATGATTGAAAAATTTGAAGAGATGTTCAAAATCAGTCTTGATAGATTAAAAACAAAAATTTCATAA